The Gouania willdenowi unplaced genomic scaffold, fGouWil2.1 scaffold_104_arrow_ctg1, whole genome shotgun sequence genome window below encodes:
- the LOC114458355 gene encoding uncharacterized protein LOC114458355 encodes MFPGSAIARKYSAGKTKTTQLIKGAIAAELDDELAKTCRSQPFSLLCDESNNRKTEKEFVILARLYDEATMQVTTRFMEMPTCNVGNAENLYEKLSEALRKRGIPWENLTAFNSDNASVMKGRHNSVLSRLKISQPHVQDLGCICHLVQLATGCGITAAQVPVEGILVEIYTHFDKSAKRCEIYKDFVDFTDSDHLKLLRYCSTRWLSLITCLQRVLNQWDALQATLTVMRRWRGVPKCMIWQDICVIQS; translated from the exons ATGTTCCCAGGTTCTGCTATAGCACGAAAATACTCTGCTGGAAAAACCAAAACTACGCAACTCATCAAAG GTGCCATAGCAGCAGAACTGGATGACGAGTTGGCCAAAACATGTCGATCTCAGCCCTTTTCACTTTTGTGCGACGAAtcgaacaacagaaaaacagaaaaagaatttGTCATCCTGGCTAGACTCTATGATGAGGCCACTATGCAGGTCACTACACGATTTATGGAGATGCCTACATGCAACGTGGGAAATGCTGAAAATCTGTATGAAAAGCTGAGTGAAGCATTGAG AAAAAGAGGCATCCCATGGGAGAACCTGACAGCCTTTAACTCTGATAATGCGAGTGTCATGAAAGGCAGACACAACTCAGTTCTCAGCAGACTGAAGATAAGCCAGCCCCACGTCCAGGACCTTGGCTGCATTTGTCACCTCGTACAGCTGGCCACTGGCTGTGGCATCACAGCAGCCCAGGTACCAGTCGAAGGCATCCTAGTGGAGATATACACCCACTTTGATAAAAG TGCAAAACGCTGTGAAATATACAAAGACTTTGTAGATTTCACTGATTCAGACCACCTGAAGCTCCTCAGGTACTGCAGCACGAGATGGCTGAGTCTGATAACCTGCCTTCAGAGAGTGTTGAACCAGTGGGATGCACTACAG GCTACTTTAACAGTCATGAGGAGGTGGAGAGGAGTGCCAAAGTGCATGATCTGGCAAGACATCTGCGTGATCCAATCGTGA